A single region of the Drosophila miranda strain MSH22 chromosome 2, D.miranda_PacBio2.1, whole genome shotgun sequence genome encodes:
- the LOC108155516 gene encoding tRNA (guanine(10)-N2)-methyltransferase homolog, translated as MWKKYILWFAQEHVDFRISEFESLAKMFGFQFRRVSEQLLKPFWLVEFPNEKTALQYASRSIALRAIFELYSHSNTLPEFHNRLRSHVDTHHKEIARLFSSDVSFKITVETYNKHFSQREKVEKIETMDYLPIEGTVDLKNPQVEWWYIEFWGLDPKAVPPVPDDILFGRLLAQGQRHLIKDLSLKKRKFIGNTSMDAQLSLLMANQAMVREGDLVFDPFVGTGSLLVSAAKFGGYVLGADIDYMMVHAQCRPSRISQRVRERDESIRANLKQYGCADRYMDVLVADFSNPLWHPRLLFDSIITDPPYGIREATEKVETKKSAKEDTRSEDMVHYPSTSHYSLQSLYCDLLEFSAKHLKLGGRLVCWLPFHREDYDEAMLPHHKHLRLVANSEQPLTGNTSRRLLTYEKSSEYSHAEASEPRITHVPTPSEDFRDRYFNNALESRKDRRMRKAEIRELGRLEMESRGKIPTDGRAKKCDLNKARFV; from the exons ATGTGGAAGAAATATATACTATGGTTTGCACAGGAGCATGTCGACTTCAGAATATCAGAGTTCGAATCACTTGCTAAGATGTTTGGCTTTCAGTTTCGACGAGTGTCCGAACAGCTGTTG AAACCCTTCTGGCTGGTGGAGTTCCCCAACGAAAAGACTGCTTTGCAGTATGCATCCCGATCCATTGCCTTGCGTGCTATATTCGAGCTCTATTCCCACTCCAATACCCTGCCAGAGTTTCACAATAGACTTCGCTCTCACGTGGATACGCACCACAAAGAGATCGCGCGCCTCTTCAGCTCCGATGTTAGCTTTAAAATCACTGTCGAGACCTACAACAAGCATTTTAGTCAGCGGGAAAAAGTTGAGAAGATTGAGACGATGGACTACTTACCCATTGAAGGCACTGTCGATCTGAAGAACCCTCAGGTGGAGTGGTGGTACATAGAATTCTGGGGCTTGGATCCAAAAGCAGTGCCTCCTGTGCCCGACGACATTCTTTTCGGACGGCTTCTGGCTCAGGGTCAGAGGCATTTGATCAAAGATCTCTCTTTGAAGAAGCGAAAATTCATCGGAAACACCAGTATGGATGCTCAGCTGAGTCTGCTCATGGCCAACCAAGCGATGGTGCGTGAGGGCGACTTGGTGTTTGATCCATTCGTCGGGACGGGCTCATTGCTGGTAAGCGCAGCCAAGTTCGGTGGGTATGTCTTGGGAGCCGACATTGATTATATGATGGTGCATGCGCAATGCCGGCCCAGCCGTATATCCCAAAGGGTTCGGGAAAGGGATGAGAGCATCAGGGCGAATCTGAAGCAGTATGGGTGTGCGGATCGCTACATGGATGTGTTGGTAGCCGACTTCTCGAATCCTCTCTGGCACCCTCGCCTTTTATTCGATAGCATCATAACCGATC CTCCATACGGAATACGCGAGGCCACAGAAAAGGTGGAGACCAAAAAGAGTGCCAAAGAGGACACACGAAGTGAGGATATGGTCCACTATCCGTCCACTTCGCACTATTCCCTGCAGAGCTTGTACTGCGATCTGCTCGAGTTTTCTGCGAAGCACTTGAAACTAGGAGGACGCCTCGTTTGCTGGCTACCCTTCCATCG AGAGGACTACGATGAGGCAATGCTGCCACATCACAAGCATTTGCGGCTGGTGGCCAACTCCGAACAGCCCCTGACTGGCAACACGTCCCGCCGCCTGCTCACCTATGAGAAGAGTTCGGAATACAGCCACGCAGAAGCTTCAGAGCCCAGAATAACACATGTACCTACGCCCTCGGAGGACTTCAGAGATCGCTACTTCAACAATGCGCTGGAGTCTCGCAAGGATCGGCGAATGCGCAAGGCAGAAATACGTGAGCTCGGTCGCCTGGAAATGGAAAGTCGGGGGAAGATTCCCACTGACGGGCGCGCGAAGAAATGTGACCTGAACAAAGCCCGTTTCGTCTAG
- the LOC108155517 gene encoding elongation of very long chain fatty acids protein AAEL008004 isoform X1, producing the protein MALIMKYIDTVTRYLDSHGDSRTKDWPMMSSPFPTLAVCLTYVYLVKVLGPRLMENRKPLHLQNTLVLYNAIQVVFSAWLFYEIAISGWLTGHYSFRCQPVDYSNNPRTLRMVHACWWYYFSKFTEFMDTIFFVLRKKTSQVTTLHVIHHGCMPMSVWFGVKFTPGGHSTFFGLLNTFVHIVMYTYYMFSAMGPQYQKYLWWKKYLTTLQMVQFILIMVHAFQLLFIDCNYPKAFVWWIGMHAVMFFFLFNEFYKAAYRNRLMRKNALLANGHAKPNGYCKSINAHDDLAMPQPTAASVTPASKAANGSAAPLTNGHANGLSNGYKQLANGNAPASTTTHNGSAHKGGAGPNGLLTNGYATKLLDDASQDLKQRKTQK; encoded by the exons ATGGCCTTAATTATGAAATACATCGACACCGTAACCAGGTACCTGGACTCACATGGTG ACTCAAGGACAAAGGACTGGCCCATGATGTCATCCCCGTTTCCCACACTGGCTGTGTGCCTCACATACGTCTACCTGGTCAAG GTGCTGGGACCGCGGTTAATGGAGAATCGAAAGCCCCTGCATCTCCAGAACACACTAGTCCTCTACAATGCCATACAGGTTGTTTTCAGCGCGTGGCTGTTCTACGAG ATAGCCATTTCCGGTTGGCTAACTGGACATTATAGCTTCCGATGTCAGCCAGTCGACTATAGTAATAATCCTAGAACGTTAAGG ATGGTCCATGCCTGCTGGTGGTACTACTTCTCGAAGTTCACAGAGTTCATGGATACG ATTTTCTTCGTGTTGCGCAAGAAGACCAGCCAGGTAACGACGCTGCACGTCATCCATCACGGCTGCATGCCCATGTCGGTCTGGTTCGGCGTGAAATTCACTCCAG GCGGCCACAGCACCTTCTTCGGACTGCTCAACACATTCGTGCACATCGTGATGTACACCTACTACATGTTCTCGGCCATGGGACCCCAATACCAGAAGTACCTCTGGTGGAAGAAGTACCTGACCACCCTTCAGATG GTCCAGTTCATCCTGATCATGGTACACGCCTTCCAGCTCCTGTTCATCGACTGCAACTACCCGAAGGCGTTCGTCTGGTGGATCGGCATGCACGCCGTCATGTTCTTCTTCCTGTTCAACGAGTTCTACAAGGCAGCCTACAGGAACCGTCTGATG AGAAAGAACGCGTTGCTGGCCAACGGACACGCCAAGCCGAACGGCTACTGCAAGAGCATCAATGCCCACGACGACCTGGCCATGCCCCAGCCGACGGCCGCGTCGGTGACACCGGCGTCGAAGGCAGCCAACGGCAGCGCGGCGCCCCTCACCAACGGGCATGCGAATGGCCTCAGCAACGGCTACAAGCAGCTGGCCAACGGCAATGCGCCGGCGTCGACGACGACGCATAACGGCAGCGCCCACAAGGGAGGGGCAGGGCCCAACGGCCTGCTGACGAACGGATACGCCACCAAGCTGCTGGACGACGCCTCCCAGGACTTGAAGCAGCGGAAGACGCAGAAATAA
- the LOC108155517 gene encoding elongation of very long chain fatty acids protein AAEL008004 isoform X2, with the protein MALIMKYIDTVTRYLDSHGDSRTKDWPMMSSPFPTLAVCLTYVYLVKVLGPRLMENRKPLHLQNTLVLYNAIQVVFSAWLFYECLMGGWWGAYSFRCQPVDYTDSATSRRMVHACWWYYFSKFTEFMDTIFFVLRKKTSQVTTLHVIHHGCMPMSVWFGVKFTPGGHSTFFGLLNTFVHIVMYTYYMFSAMGPQYQKYLWWKKYLTTLQMVQFILIMVHAFQLLFIDCNYPKAFVWWIGMHAVMFFFLFNEFYKAAYRNRLMRKNALLANGHAKPNGYCKSINAHDDLAMPQPTAASVTPASKAANGSAAPLTNGHANGLSNGYKQLANGNAPASTTTHNGSAHKGGAGPNGLLTNGYATKLLDDASQDLKQRKTQK; encoded by the exons ATGGCCTTAATTATGAAATACATCGACACCGTAACCAGGTACCTGGACTCACATGGTG ACTCAAGGACAAAGGACTGGCCCATGATGTCATCCCCGTTTCCCACACTGGCTGTGTGCCTCACATACGTCTACCTGGTCAAG GTGCTGGGACCGCGGTTAATGGAGAATCGAAAGCCCCTGCATCTCCAGAACACACTAGTCCTCTACAATGCCATACAGGTTGTTTTCAGCGCGTGGCTGTTCTACGAG TGCTTAATGGGCGGCTGGTGGGGCGCGTACAGCTTCCGCTGCCAGCCGGTGGACTACACAGATAGTGCCACATCCCGGAGA ATGGTCCATGCCTGCTGGTGGTACTACTTCTCGAAGTTCACAGAGTTCATGGATACG ATTTTCTTCGTGTTGCGCAAGAAGACCAGCCAGGTAACGACGCTGCACGTCATCCATCACGGCTGCATGCCCATGTCGGTCTGGTTCGGCGTGAAATTCACTCCAG GCGGCCACAGCACCTTCTTCGGACTGCTCAACACATTCGTGCACATCGTGATGTACACCTACTACATGTTCTCGGCCATGGGACCCCAATACCAGAAGTACCTCTGGTGGAAGAAGTACCTGACCACCCTTCAGATG GTCCAGTTCATCCTGATCATGGTACACGCCTTCCAGCTCCTGTTCATCGACTGCAACTACCCGAAGGCGTTCGTCTGGTGGATCGGCATGCACGCCGTCATGTTCTTCTTCCTGTTCAACGAGTTCTACAAGGCAGCCTACAGGAACCGTCTGATG AGAAAGAACGCGTTGCTGGCCAACGGACACGCCAAGCCGAACGGCTACTGCAAGAGCATCAATGCCCACGACGACCTGGCCATGCCCCAGCCGACGGCCGCGTCGGTGACACCGGCGTCGAAGGCAGCCAACGGCAGCGCGGCGCCCCTCACCAACGGGCATGCGAATGGCCTCAGCAACGGCTACAAGCAGCTGGCCAACGGCAATGCGCCGGCGTCGACGACGACGCATAACGGCAGCGCCCACAAGGGAGGGGCAGGGCCCAACGGCCTGCTGACGAACGGATACGCCACCAAGCTGCTGGACGACGCCTCCCAGGACTTGAAGCAGCGGAAGACGCAGAAATAA
- the LOC108155517 gene encoding elongation of very long chain fatty acids protein AAEL008004 isoform X3 produces MALIMKYIDTVTRYLDSHGDSRTKDWPMMSSPFPTLAVCLTYVYLVKVLGPRLMENRKPLHLQNTLVLYNAIQVVFSAWLFYECLMGGWWGAYSFRCQPVDYTDSATSRRIAISGWLTGHYSFRCQPVDYSNNPRTLRMVHACWWYYFSKFTEFMDTIFFVLRKKTSQVTTLHVIHHGCMPMSVWFGVKFTPGGHSTFFGLLNTFVHIVMYTYYMFSAMGPQYQKYLWWKKYLTTLQMVQFILIMVHAFQLLFIDCNYPKAFVWWIGMHAVMFFFLFNEFYKAAYRNRLMRKNALLANGHAKPNGYCKSINAHDDLAMPQPTAASVTPASKAANGSAAPLTNGHANGLSNGYKQLANGNAPASTTTHNGSAHKGGAGPNGLLTNGYATKLLDDASQDLKQRKTQK; encoded by the exons ATGGCCTTAATTATGAAATACATCGACACCGTAACCAGGTACCTGGACTCACATGGTG ACTCAAGGACAAAGGACTGGCCCATGATGTCATCCCCGTTTCCCACACTGGCTGTGTGCCTCACATACGTCTACCTGGTCAAG GTGCTGGGACCGCGGTTAATGGAGAATCGAAAGCCCCTGCATCTCCAGAACACACTAGTCCTCTACAATGCCATACAGGTTGTTTTCAGCGCGTGGCTGTTCTACGAG TGCTTAATGGGCGGCTGGTGGGGCGCGTACAGCTTCCGCTGCCAGCCGGTGGACTACACAGATAGTGCCACATCCCGGAGA ATAGCCATTTCCGGTTGGCTAACTGGACATTATAGCTTCCGATGTCAGCCAGTCGACTATAGTAATAATCCTAGAACGTTAAGG ATGGTCCATGCCTGCTGGTGGTACTACTTCTCGAAGTTCACAGAGTTCATGGATACG ATTTTCTTCGTGTTGCGCAAGAAGACCAGCCAGGTAACGACGCTGCACGTCATCCATCACGGCTGCATGCCCATGTCGGTCTGGTTCGGCGTGAAATTCACTCCAG GCGGCCACAGCACCTTCTTCGGACTGCTCAACACATTCGTGCACATCGTGATGTACACCTACTACATGTTCTCGGCCATGGGACCCCAATACCAGAAGTACCTCTGGTGGAAGAAGTACCTGACCACCCTTCAGATG GTCCAGTTCATCCTGATCATGGTACACGCCTTCCAGCTCCTGTTCATCGACTGCAACTACCCGAAGGCGTTCGTCTGGTGGATCGGCATGCACGCCGTCATGTTCTTCTTCCTGTTCAACGAGTTCTACAAGGCAGCCTACAGGAACCGTCTGATG AGAAAGAACGCGTTGCTGGCCAACGGACACGCCAAGCCGAACGGCTACTGCAAGAGCATCAATGCCCACGACGACCTGGCCATGCCCCAGCCGACGGCCGCGTCGGTGACACCGGCGTCGAAGGCAGCCAACGGCAGCGCGGCGCCCCTCACCAACGGGCATGCGAATGGCCTCAGCAACGGCTACAAGCAGCTGGCCAACGGCAATGCGCCGGCGTCGACGACGACGCATAACGGCAGCGCCCACAAGGGAGGGGCAGGGCCCAACGGCCTGCTGACGAACGGATACGCCACCAAGCTGCTGGACGACGCCTCCCAGGACTTGAAGCAGCGGAAGACGCAGAAATAA
- the LOC108155515 gene encoding putative mediator of RNA polymerase II transcription subunit 26: MATRQDDRGDEIGGGGEPATYHVLPHTEEMANFLAHQQQQQQHQQHQQHHQNFMLHQQHGQAPPGPMMWTPPPPHLGAPFPPHLQQQQPQPPPQPHVYNEYLYNLAYSGQPGQPETYSVLPVGHGNFLKVYHCPESPVNDGTAPHFTHINMASLNHQHPHHQAPPPTPPQPTPLYELFAASPLLPKPEMNMVGASQPQPSQPQQQPQPQAHLQQAKPHPHPHPNPQPPPPPPPQVLHPPSSANLLINNLVNNWSPNLTGGSYIQFGDEINENATNQKESPPPAHHEQPSQATQQPPQQVPEQLSKPASPMPVAAKAAKSLPTATVCKSPIVVTGQPDGKKRIVAEVKPMPMSYSDVLSKGTQSSGSGGETRTANGLDYASPQQQQRRQGKEEGVAGREMRTAKRSPLHDAKDTPLLLASNAGHAHGSRGKKRGQSNHAAQLKQQQQQQQTQPQPQPQPQQSATQQAAQIKTNKATNQEKKRPLPTRINVRASEQKTSTSSTPASNSNGNGSAQRENHTSNGNSTTNPAINPGLSSRKPSSSSGKPSANANANQSNSTASSIPNSGNSNNTNNNNVSSSSSKRYSSSNMNVNSNNSSGYSYSSKRNRSNNAYSSSSNSPSHASSLSSNRNYELAKRILHTWWIYTLKLLTWLFYLVYDIVVLGFSMAYDRLALAYVAGLAYARQLHKELKQNSGKPSIWWRNYWRRFDARFAKNSRWAFWRRFYKRKPPEPTSESFKTGRLPQTGEEAMYSLLNCKGKDAYSILGVPPDSSQEQIRKHYKKIAVLVHPDKNKQAGAEEAFKVLQRAFELIGEPENRLLYDQSIAETLHAEKAWTELHDLLSQLQSKMAEAANTIRCSTCAQRHPRKLTERPHYAARECASCKIRHSAKDGDIWAETSMMGLRWKYLALMDGKVYDITEWANCQKGALSHLEPNSHMVQYRIVRGAQQQPPSQQPQPHHHPQQQQQQQHPHPHHDRGAHHPGGGVSGVSEATLHEFLDNLYSGQHPGAPNAFAGNARRRARRN, translated from the exons ATGGCGACACGTCAGGATGACCGCGGCGATGAGATTGGTGGGGGCGGGGAGCCTGCAACCTATCATGTTCTGCCCCACACGGAAGAGATGGCGAATTTTTTGGcccatcaacagcagcagcagcaacatcagcagcatcagcagcatcatcaAAACTTTATGCTTCATCAGCAACATGGTCAGGCTCCGCCCGGACCCATGATGTGGACACCGCCTCCTCCGCACTTGGGTGCCCCGTTTCCGCCGCATcttcagcagcaacagccgcaGCCGCCACCGCAGCCCCATGTGTATAATGAATATCTGTACAACCTGGCTTATTCGGGCCAGCCTGGACAGCCCGAGACCTACTCGGTGCTGCCCGTGGGGCATGGGAATTTTCTCAAAGTGTATCACTGTCCCGAGAGCCCGGTCAACGACGGCACTGCTCCCCACTTCACGCATATCAACATGGCATCACTGAACCACCAGCATCCACATCACCAAGCCCCGCCACCGACACCCCCCCAGCCGACGCCTCTTTATGAACTTTTCGCCGCAAGTCCGTTGCTGCCGAAGCCGGAGATGAATATGGTTGGGGCATCACAGCCTCAACCGTCACAGCCCCAGCAACAGCCCCAGCCTCAAGCCCACCTTCAGCAGGCCAAGccccatccacatccacatcccaATCCACAACCACCTCCGCCCCCTCCTCCGCAAGTCCTCCACCCTCCAAGTAGCGCAAATCTGCTCATCAACAATCTGGTGAACAACTGGTCGCCAAATCTGACTGGAGGCAGCTACATACAATTCGGGGACGAGATCAATGAAAACGCCACCAACCAGAAGGAGTCACCGCCGCCTGCACACCATGAGCAGCCATCGCAGGCGACGCAGCAGCCCCCGCAGCAGGTGCCGGAGCAATTGAGCAAGCCTGCAAGCCCAATGCCTGTGGCCGCAAAGGCCGCCAAGTCTTTGCCAACTGCCACCGTCTGTAAGTCCCCTATTGTGGTGACAGGTCAGCCCGATGGCAAGAAGCGCATTGTGGCCGAGGTGAAGCCCATGCCAATGTCCTACTCGGATGTCCTGAGCAAGGGCACGCAGTCGAGCGGCTCAGGAGGCGAGACGCGCACGGCCAACGGATTGGACTATGCAAgtccgcagcagcagcagcgacggcAGGGTAAAGAGGAAGGCGTCGCCGGTCGGGAGATGCGGACTGCGAAACGTTCTCCATTGCATGATGCAAAGGACACGCCGCTTCTTCTGGCCTCGAATGCTGGTCATGCCCATGGCAGTCGTGGAAAGAAGCGTGGACAATCCAATCACGCGGCACAGctaaagcaacagcaacaacaacagcagacgcagccacagccccagccccagccccagcaaTCTGCAACGCAGCAGGCCGCTCAGATCAAAACGAATAAAGCCACCAACCAGGAGAAGAAGCGGCCCTTACCGACAAGGATCAACGTTAGGGCTAGCGAGCAAAAGACAAGCACCTCATCGACTCccgccagcaacagcaatggcAACGGCAGCGCCCAGAGAGAGAACCACACAAGCAACGGCAATTCGACAACGAATCCTGCCATCAATCCAGGCCTTTCGTCCCGCAagccgagcagcagcagcggcaaacCCAGCgccaatgcaaatgcaaatcaGTCGAACTCCACTGCCTCATCGATTCCAAATTcgggcaacagcaacaacacaaacaacaacaatgttAGTTCCTCTTCGTCCAAGCGATATTCCTCCTCAAACATGAACGTAAACTCGAATAACAGCTCTGGCTATTCGTACTCCTCGAAGCGCAATCGAAGCAACAACGCCTACTCCTCCTCATCCAACTCGCCCTCCCACGCCAGCAGCTTGTCCAGCAACAGGAACTACGAGCTGGCGAAGCGGATTCTGCACACCTGGTGGATTTACACTCTGAAATTGCTCACCTGGCTGTTCTACCTGGTCTACGACATTGTCGTGCTGGGCTTCAGCATGGCCTATGATAGGCTGGCTTTGGCCTATGTGGCCGGGCTGGCATATGCGCGGCAGCTGCACAAGGAACTGAAGCAGAACTCCGGCAAGCCGAGCATTTGGTGGCGCAACTACTGGCGACGCTTCGATGCCCGTTTCGCCAAGAACTCGCGCTGGGCCTTCTGGCGGCGATTCTACAAGCGGAAACCACCGGAACCCACCTCAGAATCGTTCAAGACGGGACGCCTTCCGCAGACAGGCGAGGAAGCAATGTACTCGCTGCTTAATTGTAAAGGAAAAGATGCATACAG CATACTGGGAGTGCCGCCAGACAGCTCGCAGGAGCAGATCCGCAAGCATTACAAGAAAATTGCGGTGCTGGTGCATCCGGACAAAAACAAACAGGCTGGCGCGGAGGAGGCTTTCAAGGTGCTCCAGCGGGCCTTCGAGTTGATCGGGGAGCCG GAGAACCGTCTCCTCTATGACCAAAGCATCGCCGAGACTCTGCACGCCGAGAAGGCCTGGACGGAGCTGCATGATCTGCTGTCGCAGCTGCAATCCAAAATGGCTGAGGCAGCCAACACTATAAG ATGCAGCACCTGTGCCCAACGCCACCCTCGCAAACTAACCGAACGTCCTCACTACGCGGCGCGCGAATGTGCCTCCTGTAAGATACGTCACTCTGCCAAGGAC GGGGATATCTGGGCCGAGACAAGTATGATGGGTCTGCGATGGAAATATTTGGCTCTGATGGATGGCAAGGTGTACGACATAACCGAGTGGGCCAACTGCCAGAAGGGCGCCCTGTCTCATTTGGAGCCCAATTCGCATATGGTGCAGTATCGCATAGTTCGCGGtgcccagcagcagccgccatCGCAGCAGCCGCAACCACACCACcacccacagcagcagcagcagcaacagcacccGCATCCGCACCACGACCGCGGTGCGCACCATCCAGGCGGTGGAGTCAGCGGCGTTAG CGAGGCCACGCTGCACGAGTTCTTGGACAATTTGTACAGCGGCCAGCATCCGGGTGCGCCCAATGCCTTTGCGGGCAACGCACGACGTCGCGCGCGCCGCAACTGA
- the LOC108155518 gene encoding putative lipoyltransferase 2, mitochondrial, with the protein MCVRRPLVTVVRAGRHSYASGLKLQQLLAKSTQNLGEFAEFRNYIVLQEHDPVYTIGIRSKSYTKDDEDRLRKLGAEFHRTDRGGLITFHGPGQLVAYPILHLRQFKPSIRWYVAALERTVIETCRQLGIPDATTTQDTGIWVGDHKICAIGVHGSRYVTTHGIGLNCCTDLKWFEHIIPCGIEGKGVTSLTKELGRHIGIPEASTAFLSSFANIFDCRVAEQADAVARDTN; encoded by the coding sequence ATGTGTGTGAGACGACCGCTCGTGACTGTGGTGCGCGCTGGACGCCATAGCTATGCCAGCGGACTGAAgttgcagcagctgctggcgaaGTCCACACAAAACTTAGGCGAGTTCGCTGAATTTCGCAATTACATCGTTCTCCAGGAACACGATCCTGTATACACCATAGGAATTCGGAGCAAGAGTTATACGAAAGACGATGAGGATCGGCTCCGAAAATTGGGAGCAGAATTCCATCGCACGGATCGTGGTGGTTTGATTACGTTTCATGGGCCTGGTCAGCTGGTTGCCTACCCCATTCTCCACTTGCGGCAATTCAAGCCGAGTATCCGCTGGTATGTGGCCGCCCTGGAGCGCACGGTAATAGAGACATGCCGACAGCTGGGTATTCCAGATGCTACGACCACACAGGACACAGGCATTTGGGTGGGCGACCACAAGATCTGTGCCATTGGCGTGCACGGCTCTCGTTATGTCACCACACACGGAATTGGCTTGAATTGCTGCACTGATCTGAAGTGGTTTGAGCACATCATCCCATGTGGAATCGAGGGCAAAGGTGTAACCTCCCTCACCAAAGAGCTGGGCAGGCACATTGGCATCCCGGAGGCCAGTACTGCCTTTCTCAGCAGTTTTGCCAACATTTTCGACTGTCGTGTAGCAGAGCAGGCCGATGCGGTGGCACGGGACACAAATTAG